In Haliscomenobacter hydrossis DSM 1100, the DNA window AAAGTTCCAGGTCGATAAGGGGGTCTGCAATTTTTTTCGCAAAAAGAGCATCGGGGTACCAGTTCTTGTATTTGGCGGAGATCGTTTTGACCATCCCCTCGCGGGGCGTGAGGTGATAAAACGAAGTCAGGATGATGCCGTGGGTTTCGGGCACGACAAACACACTTTCTGGATTGATGCCACCGTGCGTCCAGCCTTCTTGTGCCAGCCAGGATGTAACTTCCAACAAACGCGACAAAATCCAGTTGGCGTGACCTTGTTGCAGGATGAGTCCGGCCAAGGGAGCTGCCCGATGGCGAAGATTCAAGGTAAGCACCTCAGCATCCAGGGACATCGACTCGGGCAAGTAGCGTTTAAAGTGTTGCGCAGCGGGGCTGTTCAAGCTCATGAGGTAACCGTAATTGCGGTACGATTGCAGCAGTAATTTGGGATCGCCGACAAAGGTGATCGTCAGGTTTTGGGCACGTACTGCTCCGGCATCATCGGTAAAACGGTAGCCCTTTTCCCAACCTTCTTTTAAGGCATTCAAGCGGGCAAAGGCATCGGCGGCACCGAGGATTTTGCACACGACGGGGTGGAGTACTCTGGCGATGTCACCGTAGTGTTTTCGCCAGTCCGTCAAGTCCAACACATCCCCGAGGTGGGTAGCGTTGTTGATTTTGTTGATGAGGTCTTGCGGAGCCATATACTTAGTTTTGATTCTAAACTAACCTTCAATGATTCAAATATACAAAGACTTAGTTTAAAAAACAAACTAAGCCCTGTTTTATTCGATAAAAGAAAGGATTGTTTAGAGAAAAATGCGTATTTCTCCGATGTACGTAAGATTTGGCCGGAAGGTTATTTTTAATTGCGCATCTAATTCTTTGATAAACCGTTGTTTTTTATTCCCCAGCACTTATCCTTCTATTTGTTATTCGTCATTTTTTCCTGAATTCCTTAAAGTTTGTCGAGATACCCAACTGTGTCTGCCCACCCGCCAGGTGATAAATGCCTCGTCCAAAATCAATTCTGAAACGGCTCACCTTCAAGCCAACACCAAACGTAAATCCGGCCATGCTGCTGTAACCTTGCACCGTCATTTCGCGGTGCATGCGGTAATTGTAGCCAAAGCGCAAGCGAAAATTCTCGCGGGCACCAATCAGCAATTCACCGTTGAAGACCAGGTGGCGAAAGAAATTGTCCAGCCATAGGTTAAAGGCACCTGGTTCGGCGGCTTCTTCACCCAGGAAAATAGTGCCACTTTCCAGATTAGGGTCATCGTAGAGCAGATTCCAACGATTGAGCGATGTGTAGATAATAGAAAACCGGAACGGCAAATATTTGAGCTGTTTGGATAAACCAATTTGAAGATCGAAGGGCAAGGGCTCTTTGCCGATACTGGGGTCGTAGGTAGACAATTGCTGCCCCATGTTGCGGAAGACCATACTTACGGTCAAACGTTTGGCGGTATCGCGGTAAGTAGCTGCCAGATCACCGGCCAAGCCGAGAGAATTGTACTGCCCAAATTGCGAACTGATCAAACGCAGGTTGGCCCCGAGGTTGAGCCGATCGTATACCGGATGGGCTACTCCCGCCACAATGGCGTATTCAGCGGCATTGAAGGTGCCCAGGGTTTGAAAAAACTCATCCGTTTGTTCGATTTCGCCGTAGCGCGCGTATTGGATCCCGGCGTGCAGGGTAGTCCCTTTTTGGCCCAATTGGTGTCCAAAATTAAAGGAACCGTGTTGCATTTGTTTGCCCAAAAAGCCGTGATTGAAGGCCAATTGCTGGTGCATCAGTGGATTTAGTGCCGCAGGATTGCTCCAGGCCAAACTCACGTCATCATCTACCACCGTGATCAGGTTTCCGGCCAAACCGGCCACCCTGGCGGAAGTGGGCAAGCCCAAAAAGGCGTACGTACTTTGTCCACCCGTAATTTGAGCCCCCAAAGGCAATACCAGGCTTAAAGCAGCCAACACCAAGCATGTACGGATACCCATAGTCGTAAGTTTTTTATCAAGCGCTAAGACCTTTTACCTTTTTTCTTACTCCCTTTGGCTTTTTCCTGTGCCCAGGTGGTGCGGCAGACCCCCTTCTTGCATTCCATTGTTTTGTAGTGCACTCCATTTTCATCATAAAACTTGAGCGTACCTTCTTCATTGGCACCATCTTTGTAGGTACCCACTACGCTCAATTGCCCATTGGGGTGGTATTCTTTGAATGGCCCATTTTCAGCATTGTTGCTGAATGAAACCTCTTCCTTGAGTTGACCATTTTCATGATATTGTATCCAAATACCTTCCATCGTATTATTACGGTACACCCCTTTCATTTTGATTTTCCCATTGGGATAAAACGACTTGTAAATTCCTTCAAATGAATCACCTTGATAGCTCTCCACAATCATAGTGTCTCCCTGGGGATAGTAGAGGATGCGCTGCCCAACAATTTTTCCATTCCTGTAGTTTGTCTCCTCAATTTTCACTCCCTCGGCATTCATTTTTGTAAAAAGACCCTCACGCACGCCATCGCTATCGCGCTCGGTGTACTTGAGCGAATTGCCATCTGAATCAGTTTCTTGAATCAATTTAAGGGCCTCAGCAGTTTGCGGGGCCTCGATGGAATCTGTAGCTTGTTTTGTATCATCGAGCGTAGTGGAGTTATTGTTCCCGCATGCGACTAAAAGCCAGCAAAACAACCCAAGCCACAGGCCATTGTTAAATGTCTTTTTCATACTGCATTGCTTTTTTTCCTACGGACTCACGACCAATGCTGTGGTAGTGGAAACCATGTTCAGCCATTGCCTCCAAGTCGTACAAATTGCGGCCATCAAAAATAACGTCTTGTTTCATCAGTTCCTTCATCACCTGAAAGCTGGGGGTTCGGAATAAACTCCATTCGGTAACGATCGCCAGTGCGTCGGCATCGATAAGGACTTCGTATTGGTCTTTGCACAATTCGATCTGGTCGCCAAAATACCGTTGGATGTTGTTCATGGCCTCGGGGTCAAAAGCCTTTACTTTGGCCCCCGCCGCCAGCAACGACTCAATGATGTACAGTGCTGGAGCTTCGCGGATGTCGTCGGTATTGGGTTTAAACGCCAAACCCCAAATCCCGATGGTATGTCCGCGCAGGTCTTGCCCGAAATAGGCCTTTATTTTTTCCGCCAGGGTATAGCGCTGTTGGTCATTTACGCCCATTACGGCATTCAGAATCCTGAAATCGTAATCGAAATCCGTGGCAGTTCTGGCCAAAGCCTGAACATCTTTTGGAAAACAGCTGCCTCCGTAGCCTACCCCGGGAAACAAAAAGCGCTTGCCAATGCGGGAGTCACTGCCCATGCCCATTCGGACCATATCAACGTTGGCATTAACTTTTTCACACAAATTGGCAATTTCATTCATAAATGAAATGCGTGTTGCCAAATAAGAGTTGGCGGCATACTTGGTCATTTCTGCCGAGCGCTCATCCATAAAATAAATTGGGTTGCCTTGGCGCACAAAAGGCTCGTAAAGTTGTTTCATTACTTTACGGGCTCGCTCCGAGGTGGTGCCAATGACCACCCGGTCGGGTTTCATAAAGTCGTCAACAGCGACGCCTTCGCGCAGAAATTCGGGGTTTGAGACCACGTCAAAAAGGGTTTCACTCGTATTTTCTGCAATAATGGCATGTACCCTTTCCGCAGTTCCAACGGGAACTGTACTCTTGTCGATGATGATTTTATAATCTTTAATAAGGTGAGAAAGTTGCTTAGCAACCCCCATGATGTAAGACAAATCCGCTGAGCCATCCTCACCTGGAGGAGTAGGTAGCGCCAGGAAAATAATTTGCGCTGAGGCTACCGCTTCGTTTAAATCGGTGGTAAACTTTAAGCGACCCTGTTTGCTATTGCGTTCAAATAAGACATCAAGACCAGGCTCAAAAATGGTTATTTCTCCTTTGCGGAGCCGTTCTACCTTGTTTACGTCAATGTCGACACACGTTACGTTGTTTCCCGTTTCGGCAAAACAGGTTCCAGTTACTAAACCTACGTAACCAGTGCCTATTACAGCTAAATTCATGATGTTAGATTTAGGGCACAAAAATACACATATGGTTCATACCCCGTCAGAGGGGATGAAATTTGTTTTGAAATGTATGCGTTGAAATGAAGACGCTAAACACATCTAAAATGTTGCCTGTAGAGACTTCACTTTATCTTTCAAAAAAAGAACAGGTGGAGTGCCTTATAGCTGACAAATGTATTGTTAATAAAAAATTATCATTTGTTAGGAAAACTAACAACCCCAAATATTGCGTTTATTTGCGGTAGAATCTACCCCATCGCTAAGACACCTATTCACCAAAATTGTAAGCTCAAAAACTTATGCGAACCATTGACCAAAATGTTCTTGACCAATCCATTGGTTACGATGAATATCATGCCTTTATTGAAAAGTTACTTTCTCAAAGCCATTATTTAGCGCTTCAACGTATCGAAACGGACACCCATAATACTCGGCTGAACCTGATCCGCATGGAGCGATTGGACAAAACCGCCCGCATGACCGCGCAAACGCGCTTGCAAATGGCCGCAATCCGTAAGCCCATGATTTGGCTGTCAATCACCGAAGCATGGTGTGGAGATGCGGCACAAATTTTACCCGCTATTCAAAAAATGGCTGCGCTGAATGACAAAATACAACATCGTTTGATTTTTAGAGAGCAGCACCCCGCAGTGATGGACGCTTTTCTCACCAAGGGTACCCGATCCATACCATTGACCCTTTTTTTAGAAAAAGACTCCTTAAACGTATTGGGGCATTGGGGTCCACGCCCCATCGAACTCCAGGATTTTGTACTGGAAAACTTAAAGGTATTGGCCACCATTCCCGATGAACGCGAACGTAATCTCCGGTTCAATGAATTTCAAACCAAAGTTCAACGTTGGTATGCCAAGGACAAAACCTATAGTACCCAAAAGGAATTTTTAGAGGTGTTAAAAAGGATAAATCTATAAAATCAGAAATTCATTCCCGGTGTAAGACAACAATTTTTCCAGTAGCGGTACTAGGCTTCCCAAAACCTGCTTCGCGCGGATTGCTGGAGCTGAACACCAGGTAGATGCCCGATTGTACCCTTCTTCCTTTGTAATCCCGGCCATCCCAAATTGCCTGGCCGCCTAATGCACGCGTTTCATACACCAGGTTTCCGGCTACATCGGTTATTTTGACCGCGGCATCACGCGCCAATCCCCGGATGGCAATGGGGCCGTCATAATCGGGGCGTACCGGATTGGGGTATACTTTGATCTCGGCATTGTGCACCCTACCCCCTTCAATGGCATCACTTTGGAGCACGATGATTCCACTTTCGGTGCCGATGTATGCTTCTCCCGTTTTGGGGTTGATGACAATGTCCAAAATGGCATTGTTCAACAAGGGCGAATTTCGCGTGGTAAAATGAGCAAGTTGATCCCGTCCACTGGGCGAGAGGACAAAAACCCCGTTTCTGGTACCTACCCATTTGCGGTTGGCCCCATCGACGGCGATGGTGGTTATAAATTCCGTTTCCAATAAATAGGCACCCAGTCCATTGATGATTTCAACCACCCGACGGGTTCCCCGACAGTTTTCATCAAAAGCATTGGAACCACACTCAAAAATGACGACCCCCTCACCCGTACCTACCCATACATCACCATCCAAATCGGCGTTTACACAGTTGACCTGATTGGTTTGTAATTCACTGTTGGCCGTGGTGAATACCCGGCATTTGTCGTCGGTGTTGTCATCCAGTTTGCCGGAATCAAAAACAATCAAACCCGCAGCATTGGAACTGGAGCAAAACCACTTGTAGCCATTCTGATCAATGGTCAATTGATGGAGTGAAGTGACACCACAAGAGGGTTTAAAACTCTTCCATTCCCCTGCTTTGGTCAATACCGAGATCGGATTGGCGGCCAGGTGATTGGCCACCCATAAGTTTTCCTCTTCATCAAAAGCCAGGCCGCTGATGCGGGTACGGGCAATGTCGCCAATGGCGTTGTTGAGTGTCGAGTTTTTTTCGTTGAACAGTTGAAATTTTTCCCCATCAATCTCAATCAAACCTTCATAAAATGAGCCGATGTATACTTTTTTATTGCTGGGATGCAAGGCGATGGTCATCACGTCGGTGAGGTCGTCGGAGTTGTCATTGGCCTTTTCCCCTTGCAGGTAAGGGCTATTGAAACGGGTGAATACCTTCCATTGCCCATCGATGTAAGAGGCAAACCCATCCGAGCGATTGAGGTAACTGAAGGTGCGGTTTACGCCCCCGCTGGCCAACCAGAGTTCCTGATCACGCACCGCCATTTCCCATACTTTGTCGGAAAAGGGGGAATTGAAGACGTAATTGGTACAATTGGCGTCCTGTAAACTATTGAGCACCCGAAACTCCATCCATTCATCGCCCATCCAGATGCGCCCATTTTGGTCTTCTACGGCATAGTTGGGGATGCCCATGCAGAGGTTACTGGCTTCCTGGCGCTGGCCGTTGGCTGCAAACGCGACCAATGCGCCCCGATCACAGTTGCTTTGGCAGCGGTATCCAACCAGCAGGTTTTTACCCTCGGCACTAAGATATTGGATGGAGAAACCGGCTCGGGTATACACCAGCTCTGGACTGGCTGTATCCATGCGGTACAAGCTGCGATTGACGTCGAAATAGAGTTGATTGTTAAAAATCGCAATGGCTTTGGATTCATAACTATTGGGGAAGCCAGATTCAGGACCTAAAAAATTCCAGTTGCTGAAATTTTGCGGGTTGGGGTCTGTGAGGGCAATACGGTAAATACCCCCTTCGGTAGCCGCATAAATAAAGCCGTTAAACACTACGGCTCCAAATACATCCAGGCCAGTAAAAGTGGAAAAAGAGAACTCCCGCTTGTTGAGGTTCAGGCGTGATAACCCGTAATTTCCACAGACAAAAACATTTTCGGCATCTTCAACACTGATCCCGTGGACGATTTTATCGCCTACAAAATTGCTGAAGTTGGTGATTTGATTGAGGGTGAAAATCGGGCCTTCTTCGGGTACCAAATCAATGACGCTGTTTTCATACACCACCATCAGTGTTTTGCTACCGGGCACGTAGGCCAGCAGTTTGGCCTGGGTGTTGCTCAAGCCATCTACCCGACTGATTTCTTCCAGCTCAAAATCGGTTTTATTGATCACCAAAATTGATTGTTCGGCAGCGTAGTAGACCTTTTCGCTACTTTGGGTAACAAATCGCCCGGTGCGCAGCGGCAAATGGGTTCTCCATTGACCGATGGCCAGGTTATTGGTATCACTTTGGGCCTGTAGAGTGACGAGGAAAAACAAATGGATGAGGAACAGAAAAATATGGCGCATTGGGCGTTTTATTTTAGGGTCTTAGGGTTTTAGGGTCTTAGGGTTTTAGGGTTCGGCACACTTGGCAACCAACCCTAAAACCCTAAGACTCTAAAACCCTAAAACCATTTTGAAATTATCCTTTTTTTCGATTTTTTTTGTACAATCCACTACTTTCCAGGTATTTCAGCACGGGTTCAGTGACCAGGTATTGAACGGGCAACCCAGCAGCAATACTTTCGCGGATATAGCTCGCCGAGATTTGCATTTGAGGTACTTTGTCGAACACTTTGATTTGCGGATGGTTTTCCAATTCCCCCAAGGCATAACCCGGACGATTGTACACGTACAACTCGAAATCCCGCAGAATCAGCGCGTAATTTTTCCACTTGGGCAAGGTGGGCAGATTGTCCCCACCCATGATGAGCACGAATTGTTTGTCGGGATGACGTTCGCGCAAATAAGTCAGGGTATCGATCGTGTAAGAAGGTTGAGGCAAAGAAAACTCAATATCACTGGCCCGTAACTTCTGATTGTCATCAATGGCCACCCGTACCAAATGTAGGCGATCCTGATCTCTGGCCAACGACTCCTTGGATTTGAGTGGGTTTTGGGGCGATACCACCAGCCAGACTTCTTTCAGATCAGTTTGAGTGGCCATGTAATTGGCAATGATCAAATGACCAACGTGAATGGGATTGAACGACCCAAAAAAAAGTCCAATTTTTGCGTTTTTGACCGTACTCATCATGGTATTAGATGCCCCAAAGAGTTGAAAAGATGCCCCGAAAAGTTGAAAAGTTGAAGTGTTTATAGTTGAAAAGTGATACTACCGGGTAAAGTGGGCATTCTTTTCAACACTTCAACCCTAAACTCTTCAACTATTGCTGTTGTTGTTGCTCGACATCAAGGAGATCAAACAAGGTATCCACCACCCCTTCAATATCCTCGTTGTTGTATTCGTATCTTTCTTCCTTGGGGGCATCAATGCGCCACTGATTATTTTTACGGCGCAAGAGAACAAATTCAGTGGTGTAAGTCTCGTATTGGTCTTTGCAACGGCAGTCGCAAAAAGCAGAATCCCCTTTGGTGCGGCATTTTATGGAAAGAAAAACGGTGGTCATTTGAGTGGAATCCGGAGATTGTTCTTCCATCATTTTGGCCAATTCAACCAGGCGCTTTTGTTCGGCAGCAGTACTGAGTAATTTAGCCTCCTCAAATCGGTTTTGGTCGTAATAAGCCTGATACGCTTTAACAACTTCTTCAGGGGTTTTGGGGAGTTCGGCTTGTTTGGTACAAGCTGCCAGCGCAGCCACGGCCAAACAAGGCAGGATGATTGCGTATTTCATTGATGGGTTTATAGTCTAATGGATCAATTGCTCAGCATAACAGGCATGACCAGCATCAGGATGTCTTCACCGGGGACTTCCTCTACTGGCAACAGAATGCCTGCTCGGGTGGAAGTCGACAATTCCATGCGCACTTCGTCAGATTCCAGCACATTCAACATTTCCAGCAAAAACTTGGCGTTGAACCCAATCATCAGTGGATCGCCATCATAAGTACAGCTCAATTTTTCAGTGGCTTCATTGGAAAAATCGAGGTCTTGTGCCGAAACGATCAAGTTTCCCGGTGAAATATTCAAGATGACCTGATTGGTGGTTTTGTTGGCGTAAATGGCGATCCGCTTTAAAGAACTCGCGAAGTCAGCCCGCGATACGGTCAACAAGAACGGGTTGTCTACGGGAATCACCGCGTGGTAATCGGGGTAACGGGAATCGATCAAACGACAGGAAATCTGCGTGTTGCCAAACGAGAAAAACGCATTGGCTTTATTGAAAGACATTTTTACCTCATCGCCGGCAGGCAACACGTTTTTGATCAGGTTCAAGGCTTTTTTGGGCAAAATAAAGGAAGTGCTCACTTCACTGCTCAAATCGGTAAAGGTATAGCGCACCAGTTTGTGGGCATCGGTCGCCACCATGGTGATTTTGCTAAAATCGACTTGAAAGTAGACCCCCATCATGGCCAGGCGCAACTCATCGTTACTGGTCGCAAACAAGGTTTTGTTCACCCCCTGAATCAAGGCATTGGAAGGGATGGTAATGGTGTCATCCTCGGCTTCTGGCTCGGGAATGGCGGGGAAATCCTGTCCATTCTCTCCCGATAAACGGTACTTGCCATAAGCCGAAGTGATCTCGATGGCAAAGGTGTTTTCGTCAATAGAGAATGTAATGGGCTGTTGGGGCAGCGCTTTGAGCGTATCCAGTAAAATTTTTGCCGGCACGGCAATCGTTCCGTCGGTATCGGCCATGACATCCATTTGGGTGGTAATGGCCGTATCCAGATCGGTGGCGGAGATGGTGAGCTTGTTATCGGCTATGCTGAATAAAAAGTCCTCCAAAATGGGCAATACGGGGTTAGAGCCGATTGAGCCGGCCGCAACTTGCAACTGCTTCAGTAACTCTGATGATGATACGCTGAACTTCATAACGTGTAGGCCTTTTGCTGGGTAAGTTACTTAGGTTAAACCACAAATGTAAAGCTTATCTGTAATTTTTTGTCAGCAAATAATTAACAGCCTGTGGAAAACCAAGCGCAGATCGCCGATGTTTTGCTTTACAGCACTTTTGTAAAAGTTACTCGTCTCTCGTCACTCGAAAAAATCGTCATTTTTTAACCTTCAATCACCTACCTTTGTATCATGTTGATCGAACGTTTCAAATCTAAAATTCATCGGGTCAAGGTCACCGAGGCCAACCTGAACTACATCGGCAGCATCACCATTGATGAAGACCTGCTGGATGCCGCCAACCTCATCGAAGGCGAGAAGGTGCAAATTGTGAACAACAACAATGGGGAGCGCATCGAAACCTACATCATCAAAGGTGAACGGGGCTCGGGCGTGATTTGCCTCAATGGTGCCGCCGCCCGCCGGGTGCAAGTCGGTGACGTGCTCATCATCATCGGGTACGGCTTGATGGATTTTGAAGAGGCGAAAACGTTTGTGCCGAGTGTGGTTTTTCCGGATGAGAACAATCGGTTGGTGGGGTGACGAATTTTTCGAATGACGAGTGACGAATTGTCGCCAGAATGTGGCATGATTCTTCACTCGTCATTCGAATTATTTGTCATTAAACCCACTCGTCAATGCTTTAACACCCGCAACAATTCCCTTTTTCCTCCACTTTTCCATTCGACGATATACCAGCCGCGAGGCAGCAAACGCAAATCCAGACTTTGCTGGCTGGCATACGGTGCCATGCTAAAAGCCTGCAAGGTTTGCCCGTTCCCATTGCGCAATAGCAATTGAGCAGGTTCTGCATGGGGTGCCCACTCCACCGTGATTTTGTCTTCGGTCGGGTTGGGGTAGGTGCGGATGATGCGCAGGTTCGCGGTGGTTTTGTCCACCGCAGTAGGCAGTTTGGGCACGTTGAGACCAGGGGCTAAAGTAGAAAGTCTAAAACAGGCCAGGATTTCGCTGGTCTGTTCAGTGACGGGCATGGTATAGGCTCCGATATTTAATGTGTCCATGCCCGCTGTTTGAAACACACCATAAAGATGGCCATTAGGGTCATAGTTTAAACTAAGGGCGAATAATAATCCTTCCGAGGAATAAAGATCGACAAAAGTATCTAATGCTCCGCTTGGATTGAAATGTACTAGAGCTGATGCGTAGTCATAGTAACTTGGAAAGACTTCATGGCCTTCAAAGATTGTTGACTCTATTTCGCTGGGGGTTATAATAGCTAAGGGAGCCAAAAAGCCTCCTTCTGGTGTGATGCAGGCAGGATTATTGTGCAAATAAACCTCAACGGAAGCATTGGGGTAAATTTTTTGCCAGCTGATTTCACCGTTAGCATCAAGTTTAAAGATGAAACCAATGTTTTCTCCGGCTGCATTCCAAACTGTGTTTCCACCCCAGCTCAAGAATTGATCAAAATGCCCAAATAAATAGGTATTTCCTGAGCTATCGGCAACCAGTTGAGCTGCCAAATATTCCCCATAAAGTTCTTTCGCATATTGAGGTTCTCCTAACTGATTGAATTGGATAAGTAAAAAGGAATTCGCTAATGGATTAATTGCGGGTAACGATTCAAAGCCAAATCCATTTGAGTTACTCAATGATACATTCGGGTCGACATTACCAAATAATAAAAAAGCATCATTCTTTTGGGGAACCAATCGTGAAGGGTAAAACAAACCTTCTCCTTCAATGGTCAAGCGTTCATCTCGAATGTAACCATTGTTTTCATCCAATTCTACAATAGCCAATGCAGGGGCGAGATAACTCAAGTTTTCCCCGCCCATAGTAAGGGTATCGGCATAGGCCAAAAAAGACAATAGTTTATGATTTCTGTTGCTACCCGCCATAATTGTGTTAAACGCTACTGTTTCTGAGGTGTCTATCTCTTCTCCACCTTTTGCACGGTATTGTTCTGCCCATATTAAATCCCCTTGAGCTGAATATGCCGCCATAAAAATGGTTGTACATTCATCGCAACCGCTTTTCAAGGTATCACCAATACCAAGGTGCAAATAATCGGAGCTAAATTCTCCACCAATGAGGACATTTCCATCTGTGGTCAGTTGTAAACTACTGATTTTGCCCCAATATATGACGTTGGCATTTTCTCCCTTGCCCACGATCTTTCGAGACCATAACATTTTGCCTGCTTCATCATATTTGACCAAGCACTGCCCAACTACATTATTAGGTTCATAATAAGCAGTGTCCGCCAAACGGATCCATTGTTGGAACTCAAGGAGTTGATAAACGTTTTTGAATCGATCTATCACCAAAAAATCGCTGGAGCCTTCCGGAGACAAAGTATTGCTTTGTCCATCGTATTTCTGTAACCATTCAAAAGAAATATTCTGAGCGCTTAGGTAGCAAGCACTGCACAAAAAACAGGTAAAAAGACCGCACCATAATGACTTTGTCATGATTGGAGATTAAAGTTTAACAATTTTGTGGGTTTGCACCAGTTTGCCTTGGTTATCTCTCAATTGCAAGAAATAAAAACCAGAACTAAGCTGGGACGTCTGAATGGTATATTGGTTTTCCCCAATAACCGTATTCCAGTTGAAGGTCATTACACTTCGTCCTATTTCATTGAATAGTGTAGCGGTTAAGGGAAATGATCTATCTGAGTCAACTTGAAGGGAAACCTCATGTTGGAAAGGATTGGGGTATATTTTAACCTGAATTTTTCCTTCCTGTTTAAGCAGTTTTTTGGGCGCGGCAATCAATATCTCTGGTGTAGGTACAGTAGGCTGTACTTGGGTCGAATCTGGGACATAAGAAATATAAACATTCTTTGAAAAAGCTCCTGCATTTACGAAATCATACATTCCAATGGTTCTTACTTTTGTTGTACCATCAAACTCCCCACCAAAAAATACATTCCCATTTGAGTACATCAATTGAGAAATGTTTTCCTGGTCGATTGTACCGTATTGTTTAGCCCACTTTTGAGTGCCTGATTGATCCAATTTTAACAGTGCAATATCCGTGTTGCCTCTACTTTTTATGTGCAATTGTGCTAATTGCAAAGTATCCTTAAATGTGATACCAATAAACAACTCATTGCCCTGACCATAGACCATGCCGTAATTTCCAGCATTTACATCTTTGGGTTTCCAGTAATTACTCCTTTTTGCAACTCCATTTTGATCAAATATTTGCAACGCAAGCCTGCTTTCGCCAGTACCAATGGCCTCTTGATCAAATAAAGTCAAGGTATCGATGCCACTGATCAGTACAGCACACTCGGTAGCAGAACTATTCCAGCCAAGAGCAGCTACCTTCGCTTGACTAGGCAAGCTCAACTTTTGTAAAACTTGCATTGGACTGGCTCCATTGTGTTTAAAGACAACCGTGCGGTTATTGCTTCCCAAGTTGAGGTTGCTATTTTCGACCTCTATAATGTCTGATGTACTTTTCACTGCAAGCAACATACTCCCCTTTTGGCTTTCTGAGTATTTTCTGGTTGCAGAAGTGTCCACTCCAACAATGTACTTTGCAGATATAAGGTTACCTTTTGTAGAAGTTTGCATAATGTATACTCCAATGGTTGGTGAAAACACCTGTTTGATTGGGCTATTGTTTAAGCTAAGTTGTCCAGTAAATTGGCCTGAAATGGTCAAAACAGTATCCTCCTGCGTGAAATAATCCACCGTCAGAAATTGATCCGATTTCAATTCATTGGTCCAACGCAAGCTATCTCGTTGAGTCGTAATAAGGTACTGTGTGTGGCGATTTAGCTCCTCTACTGTCGACAAATAATCATTATCCCAGTTACTTACGTAATGCTTTATTTTGCCAATGCGTTCTTTAATGACCTCGTTGTGTCCGTCTCCATATTCATAAAAATACATTCCACGTTCAGT includes these proteins:
- a CDS encoding thioredoxin family protein; amino-acid sequence: MRTIDQNVLDQSIGYDEYHAFIEKLLSQSHYLALQRIETDTHNTRLNLIRMERLDKTARMTAQTRLQMAAIRKPMIWLSITEAWCGDAAQILPAIQKMAALNDKIQHRLIFREQHPAVMDAFLTKGTRSIPLTLFLEKDSLNVLGHWGPRPIELQDFVLENLKVLATIPDERERNLRFNEFQTKVQRWYAKDKTYSTQKEFLEVLKRINL
- a CDS encoding UDP-glucose dehydrogenase family protein; this translates as MNLAVIGTGYVGLVTGTCFAETGNNVTCVDIDVNKVERLRKGEITIFEPGLDVLFERNSKQGRLKFTTDLNEAVASAQIIFLALPTPPGEDGSADLSYIMGVAKQLSHLIKDYKIIIDKSTVPVGTAERVHAIIAENTSETLFDVVSNPEFLREGVAVDDFMKPDRVVIGTTSERARKVMKQLYEPFVRQGNPIYFMDERSAEMTKYAANSYLATRISFMNEIANLCEKVNANVDMVRMGMGSDSRIGKRFLFPGVGYGGSCFPKDVQALARTATDFDYDFRILNAVMGVNDQQRYTLAEKIKAYFGQDLRGHTIGIWGLAFKPNTDDIREAPALYIIESLLAAGAKVKAFDPEAMNNIQRYFGDQIELCKDQYEVLIDADALAIVTEWSLFRTPSFQVMKELMKQDVIFDGRNLYDLEAMAEHGFHYHSIGRESVGKKAMQYEKDI
- a CDS encoding two component regulator — protein: MRHIFLFLIHLFFLVTLQAQSDTNNLAIGQWRTHLPLRTGRFVTQSSEKVYYAAEQSILVINKTDFELEEISRVDGLSNTQAKLLAYVPGSKTLMVVYENSVIDLVPEEGPIFTLNQITNFSNFVGDKIVHGISVEDAENVFVCGNYGLSRLNLNKREFSFSTFTGLDVFGAVVFNGFIYAATEGGIYRIALTDPNPQNFSNWNFLGPESGFPNSYESKAIAIFNNQLYFDVNRSLYRMDTASPELVYTRAGFSIQYLSAEGKNLLVGYRCQSNCDRGALVAFAANGQRQEASNLCMGIPNYAVEDQNGRIWMGDEWMEFRVLNSLQDANCTNYVFNSPFSDKVWEMAVRDQELWLASGGVNRTFSYLNRSDGFASYIDGQWKVFTRFNSPYLQGEKANDNSDDLTDVMTIALHPSNKKVYIGSFYEGLIEIDGEKFQLFNEKNSTLNNAIGDIARTRISGLAFDEEENLWVANHLAANPISVLTKAGEWKSFKPSCGVTSLHQLTIDQNGYKWFCSSSNAAGLIVFDSGKLDDNTDDKCRVFTTANSELQTNQVNCVNADLDGDVWVGTGEGVVIFECGSNAFDENCRGTRRVVEIINGLGAYLLETEFITTIAVDGANRKWVGTRNGVFVLSPSGRDQLAHFTTRNSPLLNNAILDIVINPKTGEAYIGTESGIIVLQSDAIEGGRVHNAEIKVYPNPVRPDYDGPIAIRGLARDAAVKITDVAGNLVYETRALGGQAIWDGRDYKGRRVQSGIYLVFSSSNPREAGFGKPSTATGKIVVLHRE
- a CDS encoding toxin-antitoxin system YwqK family antitoxin encodes the protein MKKTFNNGLWLGLFCWLLVACGNNNSTTLDDTKQATDSIEAPQTAEALKLIQETDSDGNSLKYTERDSDGVREGLFTKMNAEGVKIEETNYRNGKIVGQRILYYPQGDTMIVESYQGDSFEGIYKSFYPNGKIKMKGVYRNNTMEGIWIQYHENGQLKEEVSFSNNAENGPFKEYHPNGQLSVVGTYKDGANEEGTLKFYDENGVHYKTMECKKGVCRTTWAQEKAKGSKKKGKRS
- the porQ gene encoding type IX secretion system protein PorQ, which encodes MGIRTCLVLAALSLVLPLGAQITGGQSTYAFLGLPTSARVAGLAGNLITVVDDDVSLAWSNPAALNPLMHQQLAFNHGFLGKQMQHGSFNFGHQLGQKGTTLHAGIQYARYGEIEQTDEFFQTLGTFNAAEYAIVAGVAHPVYDRLNLGANLRLISSQFGQYNSLGLAGDLAATYRDTAKRLTVSMVFRNMGQQLSTYDPSIGKEPLPFDLQIGLSKQLKYLPFRFSIIYTSLNRWNLLYDDPNLESGTIFLGEEAAEPGAFNLWLDNFFRHLVFNGELLIGARENFRLRFGYNYRMHREMTVQGYSSMAGFTFGVGLKVSRFRIDFGRGIYHLAGGQTQLGISTNFKEFRKK